A genomic window from Gossypium hirsutum isolate 1008001.06 chromosome D10, Gossypium_hirsutum_v2.1, whole genome shotgun sequence includes:
- the LOC107916206 gene encoding protein high chlorophyll fluorescent 107: MRLFSTSSSSPKPNFPLFSPSQNPKRSTSKTLPPFKTRLPSPSFLSLPPCTANSSPSFPVLDQGADREDSLEPKQDTFKKVLVVRRPVMDVSGEENDDGSEDGEAEGDDVISKPSGIDAGLEEFAKKMPLFEPERGESGGTVEKPLAVNLDLSLYKARVLARKYRYEEAENILEKCICYWPEDGRSYVTLGKILSKQAKRTEARAVYERGCQATQGENPYIWQCWAVLENKMGNIRRARELFDAATVADKRHIAAWHGWAVLELKQGNVKKARHLLAKGLKFCGGNEYVYQTLALLEAKANRYEQARYLFRQATKCNPKSCASWLAWAQLEVQQENNRAARLLFEKAVQASPKNRFAWHVWGVFEANIGNVDMGRKLLKIGHALNPRDPVLLQSLALLEYKHSTANLARVLFRRASELDPRHQPVWIAWGWMEWKEGNISTARELYQRALSIDSTTESAARCLQAWGVLEQRAGNLSAARRLFRSSLNINSQSYVTWMTWAALEEDQGNSVRAEEIRNLYFQQRTEVVDDASWVTGFLDVIDPALDSIKRLLNLDQGLINKAREPSKDAESIEDGAEEPFLTTSLGLNDGNDIGYGSRFDLNAFIKDKLSLDPSKLDLLMENSGKSSPKRVTSPRRMWRSQTRTTMTLP; the protein is encoded by the exons acttcatcttcttcaccaaAACCCAACTTTCCTCTCTTTTCGCCTTCTCAAAACCCCAAAAGATCCACCTCCAAAACACTTCCTCCCTTCAAAACTCGCCTTCCCTCTCCTTCATTCCTCTCGCTCCCTCCATGCACTGCCAACAGCTCCCCCTCTTTCCCCGTCCTCGACCAAGGAGCCGACCGGGAAGACTCTTTAGAACCCAAGCAAGACACTTTCAAGAAGGTCCTTGTTGTTCGACGCCCAGTCATGGATGTTTCCGGTGAAGAAAATGATGATGGGAGTGAAGATGGTGAAGCGGAAGGAGATGACGTCATTTCGAAGCCGTCGGGTATAGATGCTGGCCTTGAAGAGTTTGCCAAGAAGATGCCTCTATTCGAACCCGAAAGAGGCGAGTCCGGTGGCACAGTAGAGAAGCCACTTGCGGTGAACTTGGACTTGTCATTGTATAAAGCCAGGGTTTTGGCGAGGAAGTATCGATATGAAGAAGCTGAAAATATACTGGAGAAG TGTATATGCTATTGGCCTGAAGATGGGAGATCATATGTAACATTGGGGAAGATATTGAGCAAGCAAGCAAAAAGGACAGAAGCGAGAGCCGTATATGAGAGAGGTTGCCAAGCTACCCAAGGAGAAAATCCCTACATTTGGCAG TGCTGGGCTGTGTTGGAGAATAAGATGGGGAATATAAGAAGGGCTAGAGAACTTTTTGATGCGGCCACCGTTGCTGACAAAAGGCACATCGCTGCTTGGCATGGATGGGCAGTTCTGGAGCTAAAACAGGGGAATGTGAAGAAAGCAAGGCATCTGCTTGCTAAAGGTCTCAAATTTTGCGGTGGAAATGAGTATGTCTATCAAACCCTTGCATTGCTTGAAGCTAAAGCGAATAGGTATGAGCAGGCCCGGTACTTGTTCCGCCAGGCCACCAAGTGTAACCCAAAAAGCTGTGCCAGTTGGCTT GCATGGGCGCAATTGGAGGTACAACAGGAAAACAATCGCGCTGCGAGGCTCCTATTTGAG AAAGCAGTCCAAGCAAGCCCCAAGAACAGGTTTGCATGGCATGTTTGGGGAGTTTTTGAAGCTAATATCGGCAATGTCGACATGGGAAGAAAACTTTTGAAGATAGGCCATGCACTCAATCCTAGAGATCCCGTTTTACTTCAGTCTCTTGCTTTGTTGGAATACAAACACTCAACGGCAAATCTAGCTCGTGTTTTGTTTAGGAGAGCCTCTGAGCTGGACCCAAGGCATCAACCAGTGTGGATA GCATGGGGATGGATGGAATGGAAGGAAGGGAATATATCAACGGCGAGGGAGTTGTACCAACGAGCACTTTCGATTGACTCAACAACTGAAAGTGCTGCTCGATGCTTACAG GCTTGGGGTGTTTTGGAACAAAGAGCTGGTAACTTATCTGCAGCTAGAAGGTTATTTAGATCGTCGCTCAATATAAATTCTCAGAGTTATGTAACATGGATGACATGGGCAGCATTGGAGGAGGACCAAGGAAATTCTGTGCGTGCTGAAGAAATCCGTAACCTCTACTTCCAGCAG CGTACTGAAGTTGTGGACGATGCATCATGGGTAACGGGATTTTTAGATGTCATTGATCCAGCGCTTGACAGCATAAAGAGGCTACTGAACTTGGATCAAGGCCTCATCAACAAGGCACGAGAGCCTTCGAAAGATGCAGAATCTATTGAAGATGGTGCTGAAGAACCATTTCTTACTACTTCTTTGGGACTAAATGATGGCAATGATATTGGATACGGAAGCAGATTTGACTTGAATGCTTTCATCAAAGATAAATTATCATTAGATCCATCTAAGCTGGACCTTTTGATGGAAAACTCAGGAAAGTCATCTCCTAAGAGAGTAACTTCTCCAAGAAGAATGTGGAGATCACAGACTCGAACCACCATGACTTTGCCTTGA
- the LOC107916027 gene encoding probable N-acetyltransferase HLS1-like isoform X2, with the protein MVDSIGDRVLVREFDDGRDIEVVGKLEKSSEIGSNNKGTSIFTNNTIDPLCRIRFFPLHLMLVAELQENRELVGVIRGCIKHVGTKYGRTNVKLGCILGLRVSPTHRRMGIGLKLVRAMEEWLINNGAHYTFLATEKNNVASKNLFTAKCNYKNLSSLTIFVQPISFAMELGISQDIKVEKLNIRQAISLYDNKLKGKDLYFTDIDAILKEKLSLGTWVFYFKQDEWIGLHSEDEDEDIISTVPPSWAMFSIWNSCEAYKIDIKKPHYPLKLFHEILSHARDKILPCLKNIIPICDYSIEKPFGFLFLYGIHGEGENVGELMKCAWSLASRLGEDIKDCKMIITELGVSDPMIKHVPHASSKSRIDDLWYFKKVNGSSINDENELAMMGELGNVVVDPRDF; encoded by the exons ATGGTTGACAGTATAGGAGAtcgagttttggttagagaatttGATGATGGAAGGGATATTGAAGTGGTGGGGAAGCTTGAGAAGAGCTCTGAGATAGGGTCTAATAATAAGGGGACCtccattttcacaaataatacgatTGACCCTTTGTGTAGGATTAGGTTCTTTCCCCTTCATCTCATGCTG GTAGCTGAGCTGCAAGAAAATAGGGAGCTTGTCGGTGTGATTAGAGGCTGCATCAAGCATGTGGGGACTAAATATGGAAGAACAAATGTGAAGTTGGGTTGCATTCTAGGCCTCCGAGTATCCCCAACACATCG GAGAATGGGGATCGGATTGAAACTTGTCAGAGCAATGGAAGAATGGTTGATAAACAATGGAGCTCACTACACTTTCCTAGCAACAGAAAAGAACAATGTTGCCTCTAAAAATCTCTTCACCGCCAAATGCAATTATAAAAACTTAAGCTCATTAACCATATTCGTTCAACCAATCAGTTTTGCAATGGAGCTGGGTATCTCTCAAGATATCAAAGTAGAGAAGTTGAATATAAGGCAAGCTATTTCCTTGTATGATAACAAGCTCAAAGGCAAAGACTTGTATTTCACAGACATTGATGCAATCCTCAAGGAAAAGCTTAGCCTTGGGACATGGGTTTTTTATTTCAAACAAGATGAATGGATTGGTTTGCATAGTGAAGACGAGGATGAAGATATTATTAGCACAGTCCCACCTTCTTGGGCCATGTTTAGCATATGGAACTCTTGTGAAGCTTACAAGATTGATATTAAAAAACCCCATTATCCTTTGAAgctttttcatgaaattttaagcCATGCAAGGGACAAGATCCTCCCTTGTTTAAAGAATATCATTCCAATTTGTGACTACTCCATTGAGAAACCATTTGGTTTCTTGTTCCTTTATGGGATACATGGAGAAGGAGAGAACGTTGGGGAGCTCATGAAATGTGCATGGAGTTTGGCATCGAGATTAGGTGAAGACATTAAGGACTGCAAGATGATAATCACTGAGTTAGGAGTGTCGGATCCGATGATTAAACATGTGCCCCATGCATCATCCAAGTCAAGGATCGATGATCTCTGGTACTTTAAGAAGGTGAATGGCTCCTCCATCAATGATGAGAATGAGCTTGCGATGATGGGAGAACTTGGAAATGTGGTTGTGGATCCCAGAGACTTTTAG
- the LOC107916027 gene encoding probable N-acetyltransferase HLS1 isoform X1: MVDSIGDRVLVREFDDGRDIEVVGKLEKSSEIGSNNKGTSIFTNNTIDPLCRIRFFPLHLMLRQLTYAWTTDVLENGLQVAELQENRELVGVIRGCIKHVGTKYGRTNVKLGCILGLRVSPTHRRMGIGLKLVRAMEEWLINNGAHYTFLATEKNNVASKNLFTAKCNYKNLSSLTIFVQPISFAMELGISQDIKVEKLNIRQAISLYDNKLKGKDLYFTDIDAILKEKLSLGTWVFYFKQDEWIGLHSEDEDEDIISTVPPSWAMFSIWNSCEAYKIDIKKPHYPLKLFHEILSHARDKILPCLKNIIPICDYSIEKPFGFLFLYGIHGEGENVGELMKCAWSLASRLGEDIKDCKMIITELGVSDPMIKHVPHASSKSRIDDLWYFKKVNGSSINDENELAMMGELGNVVVDPRDF, translated from the exons ATGGTTGACAGTATAGGAGAtcgagttttggttagagaatttGATGATGGAAGGGATATTGAAGTGGTGGGGAAGCTTGAGAAGAGCTCTGAGATAGGGTCTAATAATAAGGGGACCtccattttcacaaataatacgatTGACCCTTTGTGTAGGATTAGGTTCTTTCCCCTTCATCTCATGCTG AGGCAATTGACATATGCATGGACGACTGATGTGCTTGAAAATGGCCTACAGGTAGCTGAGCTGCAAGAAAATAGGGAGCTTGTCGGTGTGATTAGAGGCTGCATCAAGCATGTGGGGACTAAATATGGAAGAACAAATGTGAAGTTGGGTTGCATTCTAGGCCTCCGAGTATCCCCAACACATCG GAGAATGGGGATCGGATTGAAACTTGTCAGAGCAATGGAAGAATGGTTGATAAACAATGGAGCTCACTACACTTTCCTAGCAACAGAAAAGAACAATGTTGCCTCTAAAAATCTCTTCACCGCCAAATGCAATTATAAAAACTTAAGCTCATTAACCATATTCGTTCAACCAATCAGTTTTGCAATGGAGCTGGGTATCTCTCAAGATATCAAAGTAGAGAAGTTGAATATAAGGCAAGCTATTTCCTTGTATGATAACAAGCTCAAAGGCAAAGACTTGTATTTCACAGACATTGATGCAATCCTCAAGGAAAAGCTTAGCCTTGGGACATGGGTTTTTTATTTCAAACAAGATGAATGGATTGGTTTGCATAGTGAAGACGAGGATGAAGATATTATTAGCACAGTCCCACCTTCTTGGGCCATGTTTAGCATATGGAACTCTTGTGAAGCTTACAAGATTGATATTAAAAAACCCCATTATCCTTTGAAgctttttcatgaaattttaagcCATGCAAGGGACAAGATCCTCCCTTGTTTAAAGAATATCATTCCAATTTGTGACTACTCCATTGAGAAACCATTTGGTTTCTTGTTCCTTTATGGGATACATGGAGAAGGAGAGAACGTTGGGGAGCTCATGAAATGTGCATGGAGTTTGGCATCGAGATTAGGTGAAGACATTAAGGACTGCAAGATGATAATCACTGAGTTAGGAGTGTCGGATCCGATGATTAAACATGTGCCCCATGCATCATCCAAGTCAAGGATCGATGATCTCTGGTACTTTAAGAAGGTGAATGGCTCCTCCATCAATGATGAGAATGAGCTTGCGATGATGGGAGAACTTGGAAATGTGGTTGTGGATCCCAGAGACTTTTAG